A region from the uncultured Holophaga sp. genome encodes:
- the gyrA gene encoding DNA gyrase subunit A: MEQQQPPKPQRIEPIDIEREMRKSYLDYSMSVIVGRALPDVRDGLKPVHRRVLYAMKEGGNEWNRAYKKSARTVGDVMGKYHPHGDSAIYDTLVRLAQPFSMRHVLVDGQGNFGSIDGDSAAAMRYTEARLSRLGSEMMDDIDQDTVDFGPNYDDSLQEPLTLPTRFPNLLVNGSQGIAVGMATSIPPHNLRECCNALVALIDNPALDLGGIMQYIQAPDFPGGGIMLGTEGVLDAYRTGRGRCVVRAKAHTETVRVKNKGEVEQLVFTELPYQVNKATLISKIADMVNEKRLEGISDLRDESDREGIRLVVELKRNEPSDIILNQLYQLTQLQNSFPITMLCIVNGQPRILSLREILKEFLGFRREVVTRRTMFQLRKAEDRHHILLGLKIALDWLDAVIALIRAAKSPEEAKSGLMLGLFAGPQAEDFHLSDKQAQAILDMRLQRLTGLERDKILAELAEVEALIAYLKSILEDDAKLMAVIREELVNVAEQAGNDRRTEIVGFTGEIRMEDVVPDDPMVVTLSKTGYIKRTDLAAYRRQKRGGKGKLGMKTKDEDFVEQLFLTKAHDTLLVFTDRGYAYAIKVYDIPESGAANRGKHIKNIISLKDNEKVVTLMALREFPEDNHLVFATSDGTVKRTSLAAYANIRSNGLIALNIEEGNSLVAVRQSTGEQQIILVSAQGKAIRFSAEDVRAVGRVATGVRGMKLSDRDHIVDIEVMDPLPDLPEGVEADESTAEHGMLLTVTEKGYGKRSLLQDYRLQHRGGTGVINIRAGVRNGQVVGSVLVKPGEGCLLISQEGMVIRFNIDEVRQTGRAAQGVRLLNLASEEDRVVGIAKIDASAQALEEEELADELMAEAETAHPVDENGVQQKLDLE; the protein is encoded by the coding sequence GTGGAACAACAGCAGCCCCCCAAGCCCCAGCGCATCGAGCCCATCGACATCGAACGGGAGATGCGCAAGTCCTACCTGGACTACTCCATGAGCGTCATCGTGGGACGCGCCCTGCCGGATGTGCGGGACGGTCTCAAGCCCGTGCATCGCCGGGTGCTGTACGCCATGAAGGAGGGCGGCAACGAGTGGAACCGCGCCTACAAGAAGTCCGCCCGCACCGTCGGTGATGTGATGGGTAAGTACCATCCCCATGGTGACTCCGCCATCTACGACACCCTGGTGCGCCTGGCCCAGCCCTTCTCCATGCGCCACGTGCTGGTGGATGGGCAGGGCAACTTCGGCTCCATCGACGGCGACAGTGCTGCGGCCATGCGTTACACCGAGGCCCGCCTGAGCCGCCTGGGCTCGGAGATGATGGACGACATCGACCAGGACACCGTCGATTTCGGGCCCAACTACGACGACAGCCTCCAGGAACCCCTGACCCTGCCCACCCGCTTCCCCAACCTGCTGGTGAACGGCAGCCAGGGCATCGCCGTGGGCATGGCCACCAGCATCCCCCCCCACAACCTGCGGGAGTGCTGCAACGCCCTGGTGGCCCTCATTGACAACCCCGCCCTGGATCTGGGCGGGATCATGCAGTACATCCAGGCTCCGGACTTTCCCGGTGGCGGCATCATGCTGGGCACCGAAGGGGTCCTGGACGCCTACCGCACCGGCCGGGGGCGCTGTGTGGTGCGGGCCAAGGCCCACACCGAGACCGTCCGGGTGAAGAACAAGGGTGAGGTGGAACAGCTCGTCTTCACCGAGCTGCCCTACCAGGTGAACAAGGCCACCCTGATCTCCAAGATCGCGGACATGGTCAACGAGAAGCGCCTCGAGGGCATCTCGGACCTGCGGGATGAGTCGGACCGGGAGGGCATCCGCCTGGTGGTGGAGCTCAAGCGCAACGAGCCCTCGGATATCATCCTGAACCAGCTCTACCAGCTGACTCAGCTGCAGAATTCCTTCCCCATCACCATGCTCTGCATCGTGAACGGCCAGCCCCGGATCCTCTCCCTGCGGGAGATCCTCAAGGAGTTCCTGGGCTTCCGGCGCGAGGTGGTCACCCGCCGCACCATGTTCCAGCTGCGGAAGGCCGAGGACCGTCACCACATCCTGCTGGGCCTCAAGATCGCTCTGGACTGGCTGGACGCCGTCATCGCCCTCATCCGCGCCGCCAAGAGCCCCGAGGAGGCCAAGTCCGGCCTGATGCTCGGTCTCTTCGCCGGTCCCCAGGCCGAGGACTTCCACCTCTCGGACAAACAGGCCCAGGCCATCTTGGACATGCGTTTGCAGCGCCTCACCGGTCTCGAGCGGGACAAGATCCTGGCCGAGCTGGCCGAGGTGGAGGCCCTCATCGCCTACCTCAAGAGCATCCTGGAGGATGACGCCAAACTGATGGCCGTGATCCGTGAGGAGCTGGTCAACGTGGCTGAGCAGGCGGGCAATGACCGCCGCACGGAGATCGTCGGCTTCACCGGCGAGATCCGCATGGAGGATGTGGTCCCCGACGATCCCATGGTGGTGACCCTCAGCAAGACCGGCTACATCAAGCGCACCGATCTGGCGGCCTACCGGCGCCAGAAGCGCGGAGGCAAGGGCAAGCTGGGCATGAAGACCAAGGACGAGGACTTCGTCGAGCAGCTCTTCCTGACCAAGGCCCATGACACCCTGCTGGTCTTCACCGACCGCGGCTACGCCTATGCCATCAAGGTCTACGACATCCCCGAGAGCGGCGCCGCCAACCGGGGCAAGCACATCAAGAACATCATCAGCCTCAAGGACAACGAGAAGGTCGTGACCCTCATGGCCCTCCGGGAGTTCCCCGAGGACAACCACCTGGTCTTCGCCACCAGCGACGGCACGGTGAAGCGGACCAGCCTGGCGGCCTATGCCAACATCCGCAGCAATGGCCTCATCGCCCTCAACATCGAAGAGGGCAACAGCCTCGTAGCGGTGCGCCAGTCCACGGGCGAGCAGCAGATCATCCTGGTGAGCGCCCAGGGCAAGGCCATCCGCTTCAGCGCCGAGGATGTGCGGGCCGTGGGCCGTGTGGCCACGGGCGTGCGCGGCATGAAGCTGAGCGACCGCGACCACATTGTGGATATCGAGGTCATGGACCCCCTGCCCGACCTTCCCGAGGGTGTGGAGGCCGACGAGAGCACCGCCGAGCATGGCATGCTCCTGACGGTCACCGAGAAGGGCTACGGCAAGCGCAGCCTCCTGCAGGACTACCGCCTCCAGCATCGCGGCGGAACCGGCGTGATCAACATCCGTGCCGGGGTCCGCAACGGCCAGGTGGTGGGCAGCGTCCTCGTCAAGCCTGGTGAGGGCTGCCTCCTCATCAGCCAGGAGGGCATGGTCATCCGCTTCAATATCGACGAGGTCCGTCAGACCGGCCGCGCCGCCCAGGGCGTGCGCCTGCTGAACCTGGCCTCCGAGGAGGACCGTGTGGTGGGCATCGCCAAGATCGATGCCAGCGCCCAGGCCCTGGAGGAAGAGGAGCTGGCCGACGAGCTCATGGCCGAGGCCGAGACCGCCCACCCCGTCGACGAGAATGGTGTCCAGCAGAAGCTGGACCTGGAATAG
- the glyA gene encoding serine hydroxymethyltransferase yields the protein MTMYDVLRSSDPAVFGALELEVGRQSHHLELIASENYSSVAVMEAMGSHFTNKYAEGYPGRRYYGGCVHVDTVEDIARDRAKELFGAEHANVQPHSGAQANTSVYLAMLKPGDTVMGLDLAHGGHLTHGHPLNSSGILYNFIGYQVRKDTERVDMEQVQALAREHKPKMIVVGASAYPRIFDFAAFRAICDEVGALMMVDMAHIAGLVATGAHPSPVPYADFVTTTTHKTLRGPRGGMILCKEKYAKDIDRAVFPGVQGGPLMHVIAAKAVSFGEALKPEFKAYQTQVVKNAAVLAETLKEKGWRIVSGGTDNHLMLVDVFAQGIMGNEAEKALDKAGITANKNGIPFDPNPPLKPSGIRLGSPAVTSRGMKEAEMVKIAGWIDRALRSTKDDAALAQIQKEVFEMTSQFPIPA from the coding sequence ATGACCATGTACGACGTGCTCCGTTCGAGCGATCCCGCCGTCTTCGGCGCCCTTGAGCTGGAGGTGGGCCGCCAGAGCCACCACTTGGAGCTGATCGCCAGCGAAAACTATTCTTCCGTGGCGGTCATGGAGGCCATGGGGAGCCACTTCACCAACAAGTACGCCGAGGGCTACCCCGGACGCCGGTACTACGGCGGCTGTGTCCATGTGGACACCGTCGAGGACATCGCCCGGGATCGCGCCAAGGAGCTCTTCGGGGCCGAGCACGCCAATGTCCAGCCCCACTCCGGCGCCCAGGCCAACACCAGTGTCTACCTGGCCATGCTGAAGCCCGGGGACACCGTCATGGGCCTGGATCTGGCCCACGGTGGCCACCTGACCCACGGCCACCCCCTCAACAGCTCCGGCATCCTCTACAACTTCATCGGCTACCAGGTCCGCAAGGACACCGAGCGCGTGGACATGGAGCAGGTCCAGGCTCTGGCCCGGGAGCACAAGCCCAAGATGATCGTGGTGGGCGCTTCCGCCTATCCCCGCATCTTCGACTTCGCCGCCTTCCGCGCCATCTGCGACGAGGTCGGTGCCCTGATGATGGTGGACATGGCCCACATCGCGGGTCTTGTGGCCACCGGCGCCCACCCCAGCCCCGTGCCCTACGCCGACTTCGTGACCACCACCACCCACAAGACCCTGCGTGGCCCCCGCGGTGGCATGATCCTCTGCAAAGAGAAGTACGCCAAGGACATCGATCGGGCCGTCTTCCCCGGCGTGCAGGGCGGTCCCCTCATGCATGTCATCGCCGCCAAGGCCGTGTCCTTCGGCGAGGCCCTCAAGCCCGAGTTCAAGGCGTACCAGACCCAGGTGGTGAAGAACGCCGCCGTCCTGGCTGAGACCCTCAAGGAGAAGGGCTGGCGCATCGTTTCCGGCGGCACCGACAACCACCTCATGCTGGTGGATGTCTTCGCCCAGGGGATCATGGGCAACGAGGCCGAGAAGGCCCTGGACAAGGCCGGCATCACTGCCAACAAGAACGGCATCCCCTTCGATCCCAACCCCCCCCTCAAGCCCTCCGGCATCCGCCTGGGCAGCCCCGCGGTCACCAGCCGCGGCATGAAGGAGGCTGAGATGGTCAAGATCGCCGGCTGGATCGACCGCGCCCTGCGCAGCACCAAGGATGACGCCGCCCTGGCCCAGATCCAGAAGGAGGTTTTCGAGATGACCTCCCAGTTCCCCATCCCCGCCTGA
- the dnaA gene encoding chromosomal replication initiator protein DnaA encodes MTPNDAETIWETLRQGLAQKLPERTYQDWVEPCRALKYDGSSLWLQTSSPSAKIWIEQQLAEEFHDVLVQADLAHLKLVFSVQGDNVKAEKTAATKSRSVVVQAPALEEEDPFPQGFQRYTLDRFVVGPSSQLAFAAANAIVENYGRASASLNMNPLFIYGGSGLGKTHLMIGIGKGLKARSPELRMTYLKVENFFNELTVAIRSKNTEPLRKKYQQHDVLLLDDVQILGKMERTQEEIFYIFEHLLQYGKQIIITSDKPPQKLEGLHDRLITRFKWGLTADIQPPDFETRVAILRKKLEEDVFQDLNARVPEEVLTFIAHKAKGSVRDLEGLLTRVVFQSSFLGLPVSIEVAAQAFQGQTGQEATTNISLDRICRMTAETFNISFNDLVKKKTRMQNILLPRQVAMYLARELTSNSLVEIGKSFNNLHHSTVMNSIERVKTLMQKDPDLHKTVHSLLNSIS; translated from the coding sequence ATGACCCCGAACGACGCTGAAACCATCTGGGAGACTCTCCGGCAGGGTCTGGCCCAGAAGCTGCCGGAACGCACGTACCAGGACTGGGTGGAGCCCTGCCGGGCCCTCAAGTACGACGGCAGTTCCCTCTGGCTCCAGACCTCCTCCCCCTCGGCCAAGATCTGGATCGAGCAACAGTTGGCGGAGGAGTTCCACGATGTCCTGGTCCAGGCGGACCTGGCCCACCTGAAGCTGGTCTTCTCGGTCCAGGGGGACAACGTCAAGGCCGAGAAGACCGCCGCCACCAAGTCCCGGAGTGTGGTGGTGCAGGCCCCGGCCCTGGAGGAGGAGGACCCCTTCCCGCAGGGCTTTCAGCGCTACACCCTGGACCGCTTCGTCGTGGGCCCCAGCAGCCAGCTGGCCTTCGCTGCGGCCAATGCCATTGTGGAAAACTACGGCCGGGCCAGCGCCAGCCTGAACATGAACCCCCTCTTCATCTATGGGGGCTCAGGCCTGGGCAAAACCCACCTCATGATCGGCATCGGCAAGGGCCTCAAGGCCCGCAGCCCCGAGCTGCGGATGACCTACCTGAAGGTGGAGAACTTCTTCAACGAGCTGACCGTCGCCATCCGCAGCAAGAACACCGAGCCCCTGCGCAAGAAGTACCAGCAGCACGATGTGCTCCTGCTGGACGATGTGCAGATCCTGGGGAAGATGGAGCGCACCCAGGAGGAGATCTTCTACATCTTCGAGCACCTGCTTCAGTACGGTAAGCAGATCATCATCACCTCCGACAAGCCCCCGCAGAAGCTCGAGGGGCTCCACGACCGGCTCATCACACGCTTCAAGTGGGGACTCACGGCGGACATCCAGCCCCCGGACTTCGAGACCCGCGTGGCCATCCTTCGCAAAAAGCTGGAGGAGGATGTCTTCCAGGACCTCAACGCCCGGGTGCCCGAGGAGGTCCTCACCTTCATCGCCCACAAGGCCAAGGGGAGCGTCCGCGATCTGGAGGGGCTCCTGACCCGCGTAGTCTTCCAGAGCAGCTTCCTGGGCCTTCCCGTGAGCATTGAGGTGGCCGCCCAGGCCTTCCAGGGCCAGACGGGCCAGGAGGCCACCACCAACATCTCCCTGGACCGCATCTGCCGCATGACCGCCGAGACCTTCAACATCAGCTTCAACGATCTGGTGAAGAAGAAGACCCGCATGCAGAACATCCTGCTGCCCCGTCAGGTGGCCATGTACCTGGCCCGGGAGCTGACCTCCAACTCCCTGGTGGAGATCGGGAAGTCCTTCAACAACCTGCACCACAGTACGGTCATGAACTCCATTGAGCGGGTGAAGACCCTGATGCAGAAGGATCCCGATCTCCACAAGACCGTCCACTCCCTGCTCAACAGCATCTCCTGA
- a CDS encoding thioesterase family protein, with protein sequence MTEQITVGMVFERQKTAEPQESAAAVGSGGLDVYSTPSLVALFEGAALQGLAPMLPEGFGTVGIDVHVKHLKATKIGKQVRCAATVSAVEGKKISFTGEMFDEDGKIGEGTHVRYVVNNADFVKRLG encoded by the coding sequence ATGACCGAACAGATCACCGTTGGCATGGTCTTCGAGCGCCAGAAGACCGCCGAGCCCCAGGAGTCCGCCGCTGCGGTGGGCTCCGGCGGCCTGGATGTCTACTCCACCCCCTCCCTGGTGGCCCTCTTCGAGGGTGCCGCCCTCCAGGGTCTGGCGCCCATGCTCCCCGAGGGCTTCGGTACCGTGGGCATCGATGTCCACGTCAAGCACTTGAAGGCCACCAAGATCGGCAAGCAGGTCCGCTGCGCCGCCACGGTCAGCGCCGTGGAGGGCAAGAAGATCAGCTTCACCGGCGAGATGTTCGATGAGGACGGCAAGATCGGCGAGGGCACCCATGTGCGCTACGTGGTGAACAACGCCGACTTCGTGAAGCGCCTGGGGTGA
- the gyrB gene encoding DNA topoisomerase (ATP-hydrolyzing) subunit B yields the protein MSEATIPQETVSTYTADNITVLRDLEAVRKRPGMYIGDTDDGSGLHHMVYEVVDNAIDEALAGYCTRVDVVLHDDGSCSVEDNGRGIPTDIHKEEHRSAAEVIMTVLHAGGKFDDNSYKISGGLHGVGVSCVNALSEKLWLTIWREGKEHHMSFSQGKADAPLAEVGPTTRRGSRVRFKPDPEIFHEHLEFSFETLTQRLRELSYLNKGVHIRVTDERTGDHHDFMNAGGIDAFVEHLNRNKVALHKPPIHIEDTKNDTVVEVSLQWNDTYQETLYCFTNNIRNRDGGAHLEGFRAAMTRVINTYAEKNNLLKSSKVTLSGEDVREGLTAVISAKVPDPKFSSQTKDKLVSSEVKGIVQTVVYDKLTSFFEENPREAKAILEKAIEAARAREAARRARDLTRRKGVLDSGGLPGKLADCSEKDPALSELFLVEGDSAGGSAKQGRDRRAQAILPLKGKVLNVEKARFDKIIATQELRTLIQALGTGIGQEDFKIENLRYHKIVLMTDADVDGSHIRTLLLTFFYRQMPELVLRGHLYIAQPPLYKVKKGKQERYLKDERALEVYIFNKALDGWTLTLPTGSELKGPDLVREMKKWGEVKQLLAKLDRRGYARPLVDALLVGGLLEEDRFQSAESVKELADRIGALGQCEVESTEAVYAPAELGPEGEPLGEPKLLDPATHRLRVTRMHLSRPITLWIDHQVANWGEFRRLQALRQDLAAFQGGTLKLRRTGTAVADPEEGEEAVAPSKQSKEMSFDNAEDMLLTIMEEGKRGLSVQRYKGLGEMNPEQLWETTMDAERRTLLQVRVEDAVQADEIFTVLMGDAVEPRRRFIEDNALLAENLDV from the coding sequence ATGTCCGAAGCCACGATTCCCCAGGAAACCGTTTCGACCTATACCGCCGACAACATCACCGTTCTCAGGGATCTCGAGGCCGTCCGCAAACGGCCCGGGATGTACATCGGCGATACGGACGATGGCAGCGGTCTGCACCACATGGTCTACGAGGTGGTGGACAACGCCATCGACGAGGCCCTGGCCGGGTACTGCACCCGGGTGGATGTGGTCCTCCACGACGACGGGAGCTGCTCGGTCGAGGACAACGGCCGCGGCATTCCCACGGATATCCACAAGGAGGAGCACCGCAGCGCCGCCGAGGTGATCATGACGGTCCTCCACGCTGGCGGAAAGTTCGACGACAACTCGTACAAGATCTCCGGCGGCCTCCACGGCGTGGGTGTCTCCTGTGTGAATGCGCTCTCCGAGAAGCTCTGGCTCACCATCTGGCGTGAAGGCAAGGAGCACCACATGAGCTTCAGCCAGGGCAAGGCCGATGCCCCCCTGGCGGAGGTGGGACCCACCACCCGACGGGGTTCCCGGGTGCGCTTCAAGCCCGATCCCGAGATCTTCCACGAGCACCTGGAGTTCAGCTTTGAGACCCTGACCCAGCGCCTCCGTGAGCTGAGCTACCTGAACAAGGGTGTGCACATCCGGGTCACCGACGAGCGCACCGGGGACCACCATGACTTCATGAACGCCGGGGGTATCGATGCCTTCGTGGAGCACCTCAACCGCAACAAGGTGGCCCTCCACAAGCCGCCCATCCACATCGAGGACACCAAGAACGACACTGTGGTCGAGGTGAGCCTGCAGTGGAACGACACCTACCAGGAAACCCTCTACTGCTTCACCAACAACATCCGGAACCGGGACGGCGGAGCTCACCTGGAGGGCTTCCGGGCAGCCATGACTCGGGTCATCAACACCTACGCCGAGAAGAACAACCTGCTGAAGTCCAGCAAGGTCACCCTCTCCGGTGAGGATGTGCGTGAGGGCCTGACGGCGGTGATCTCCGCCAAGGTGCCGGACCCCAAGTTCAGCAGCCAGACCAAGGACAAGCTGGTCTCCTCCGAGGTGAAGGGCATCGTCCAGACGGTGGTCTACGACAAGCTCACCAGCTTCTTCGAGGAGAATCCCCGGGAAGCCAAGGCCATCCTGGAGAAGGCCATTGAGGCCGCCCGGGCCCGCGAGGCCGCCCGTCGCGCCCGGGATCTCACCCGTCGCAAGGGGGTCCTGGACAGCGGGGGTCTGCCCGGCAAGCTGGCGGACTGCTCCGAGAAGGATCCCGCCCTCAGCGAGCTCTTCCTGGTGGAGGGTGACTCCGCCGGTGGCAGTGCCAAGCAGGGTCGGGATCGCCGCGCCCAGGCCATTCTGCCCCTCAAGGGCAAGGTCCTGAACGTCGAGAAGGCCCGCTTCGACAAGATCATCGCCACCCAGGAGCTGCGCACCCTGATCCAGGCCCTCGGCACGGGTATCGGGCAGGAAGACTTCAAGATCGAGAACCTGCGCTATCACAAGATCGTGCTGATGACCGACGCTGATGTCGACGGCAGCCACATCCGCACCCTGCTGCTGACCTTCTTCTACCGGCAGATGCCGGAGCTGGTCCTGCGGGGACACCTCTACATCGCCCAGCCACCCCTCTACAAAGTCAAGAAGGGCAAGCAGGAGCGCTACCTCAAGGACGAGCGCGCCCTGGAGGTGTACATCTTCAACAAGGCTCTGGACGGTTGGACCCTGACCCTGCCCACCGGCAGCGAGCTCAAGGGCCCCGACCTGGTCCGCGAGATGAAGAAGTGGGGCGAGGTCAAACAGCTGCTGGCCAAGCTGGACCGTCGGGGCTACGCCCGTCCCCTGGTGGACGCCCTTCTGGTCGGGGGGCTCCTGGAGGAGGACCGCTTCCAGAGTGCCGAGTCCGTCAAGGAACTGGCGGACCGGATCGGTGCCCTGGGACAGTGCGAGGTGGAGTCCACGGAGGCCGTGTACGCCCCGGCGGAGCTCGGCCCTGAAGGGGAGCCTCTGGGCGAGCCCAAGCTGCTGGATCCCGCCACCCACCGCCTGCGGGTCACCCGCATGCACCTGAGCCGTCCCATCACCCTCTGGATCGATCACCAAGTGGCCAATTGGGGTGAGTTCCGGCGCCTGCAGGCTCTCCGCCAGGACCTGGCCGCCTTCCAGGGCGGCACCCTCAAGCTCCGCCGCACCGGCACCGCCGTGGCGGACCCGGAAGAGGGCGAGGAGGCCGTGGCCCCCTCCAAGCAGTCCAAGGAGATGAGCTTCGACAACGCCGAGGACATGCTCCTGACCATCATGGAAGAGGGCAAGCGTGGTCTCAGTGTCCAGCGCTACAAGGGTCTCGGTGAGATGAACCCCGAGCAGCTCTGGGAGACCACCATGGATGCCGAGCGCCGGACCCTGCTTCAGGTGCGGGTGGAGGATGCGGTCCAGGCTGACGAGATCTTCACCGTCCTCATGGGCGACGCGGTGGAACCCCGGCGGCGTTTCATTGAGGACAATGCGCTCCTGGCCGAGAATCTGGACGTTTGA
- the dnaN gene encoding DNA polymerase III subunit beta, with the protein MNFQIQVSRDRLDRTLGILKHALERRVTLPILQHILADVNDQEMTLKATDMELAFEATVPVEGNGSRLVAIPGKKFIDTVKAYPEGLLTIEWPEVANRIWLRAKGFNSEHNIQPGEGFPELPKPDETLPRVTVPTLAFRKAILLGSISVSKDATKPALSGVLLHLTPSFIRVVSTDGFRLAVVELPCETGLTSEARLTVPKRALDLLPSALAEDGQLTLSWDDRSLFMEQPGLKFSTRRVTGNYPAYEKVLPAELPRRVIIDREDFLKTLKVVGLKKDDYNKNVRLFFEFPNLRVFFQHPDEGVNQGTLSFSGEENPLELAFNIDYLTELLERIPGDEVVYQFRDDVGQGIFMSPSIEDMSFRYVLMPVKFANPS; encoded by the coding sequence ATGAACTTTCAAATACAGGTATCCAGAGATCGTCTTGATCGGACCTTGGGCATCCTCAAGCACGCGCTGGAGAGGCGGGTCACCCTGCCGATCCTTCAGCACATCCTCGCGGACGTGAATGACCAGGAGATGACCCTCAAGGCCACCGACATGGAGCTGGCCTTCGAGGCCACCGTTCCCGTGGAGGGCAACGGCTCCCGCCTGGTGGCCATTCCGGGGAAGAAGTTCATCGACACCGTCAAGGCCTACCCCGAGGGGCTCCTGACCATCGAGTGGCCCGAAGTGGCAAACCGGATCTGGCTCCGCGCCAAGGGCTTCAACTCCGAGCACAATATCCAGCCCGGGGAGGGCTTCCCCGAACTCCCCAAGCCCGATGAGACCCTTCCCCGGGTCACGGTGCCTACCCTGGCCTTCCGCAAGGCCATCCTGCTGGGCTCCATCTCGGTCTCCAAGGACGCCACCAAGCCCGCCCTCTCAGGTGTGCTGCTCCACTTGACCCCCTCCTTCATCCGGGTGGTCTCCACCGATGGCTTCCGCCTGGCGGTGGTCGAACTCCCCTGTGAGACCGGGCTCACCTCAGAGGCCCGCCTGACCGTGCCCAAACGGGCCCTGGACCTCCTCCCCTCCGCCCTGGCGGAGGACGGACAGCTCACCCTCTCCTGGGACGACCGCAGTCTCTTCATGGAGCAGCCCGGGCTCAAGTTCAGCACCCGCCGGGTCACCGGGAACTATCCCGCCTACGAGAAGGTTTTGCCAGCCGAGCTGCCCCGCCGGGTGATCATCGACCGCGAGGACTTCCTCAAGACCCTCAAGGTCGTCGGCCTCAAGAAGGACGACTACAACAAGAATGTCCGGCTCTTCTTCGAATTCCCCAACCTCCGCGTCTTCTTCCAGCACCCGGATGAAGGCGTCAACCAGGGCACCCTCAGCTTCAGCGGCGAGGAGAACCCTCTGGAACTGGCCTTCAACATCGACTACCTGACGGAGCTTCTGGAGCGCATCCCGGGCGACGAGGTGGTCTACCAGTTCCGCGACGATGTGGGCCAGGGCATTTTCATGTCCCCCAGCATCGAGGACATGAGCTTCCGCTATGTGCTCATGCCCGTGAAGTTCGCGAACCCCAGCTAG
- the nrdR gene encoding transcriptional regulator NrdR has product MRCPFCGHHEDKVVDSRESREGDSIRRRRECLKCGRRFTSYERVEEVPLLIVKKDGRREPFDRQKLMRGIMAACQKRPVSLTQQEELVGDIQARLLEHPDREIASRDLGELVMDALKALDSVAYVRFASVYRQFKDLPDFVKALEGMMAGAQTTVETRPVPLRKPARPTPEVEEPLQPRGAVASSTPLFPDIQAAPPKSRKRS; this is encoded by the coding sequence ATGCGCTGCCCCTTCTGTGGCCATCACGAGGACAAGGTCGTGGACTCCCGGGAGTCCCGGGAGGGCGACTCCATCCGCAGGCGCCGGGAGTGCCTGAAGTGTGGACGCCGCTTCACCAGCTACGAGCGGGTGGAGGAGGTGCCCCTCCTCATCGTGAAGAAGGATGGTCGGCGCGAGCCCTTCGACCGCCAGAAGCTCATGCGCGGCATCATGGCCGCCTGCCAGAAGCGCCCCGTCTCCCTCACCCAGCAGGAGGAGCTGGTGGGCGACATCCAGGCCCGCCTCCTGGAGCATCCCGACCGCGAGATCGCCAGCCGGGACCTGGGGGAGCTGGTGATGGACGCCCTCAAGGCCCTGGACTCCGTGGCCTACGTCCGCTTCGCCTCGGTCTACCGTCAGTTCAAGGACCTCCCTGACTTCGTGAAGGCCCTGGAGGGCATGATGGCCGGGGCCCAGACCACGGTGGAGACCCGTCCTGTTCCCCTGCGCAAGCCCGCCCGGCCCACCCCGGAGGTGGAGGAGCCCCTCCAGCCCCGGGGTGCCGTGGCCAGCTCAACCCCCCTCTTCCCTGATATCCAGGCAGCCCCTCCCAAGAGCCGGAAGCGGAGCTGA
- a CDS encoding phosphatase PAP2-related protein, which yields MPRSDGAPGGHGGSLQGTPVPSRSLPFWLLVALALVLRYACHALMLLAVLWHEGTPAPGLHDLVLSHVPYVDLLARWNYLLWLLCYIPGALWIGWKDRQLFLRLVLLDGGLALLRGICVPLTALGPVLGPDLNGLHPFPLWSTWLSILNPFSAIVGNTAGIYLTKDLFFSGHIATTFLLYLVSRRLGWVSRVFLGLNLFTLGVVLLAHLHYSIDIVGAYALTYALYRMAVKRAWLPEALA from the coding sequence ATGCCCCGGAGCGACGGAGCGCCGGGAGGGCACGGAGGGTCGCTGCAGGGCACCCCCGTGCCCTCCCGCTCTCTGCCCTTCTGGCTCCTGGTGGCCCTGGCGCTGGTGCTGCGCTACGCCTGCCACGCCCTCATGCTCCTGGCGGTCCTCTGGCACGAGGGGACTCCCGCGCCCGGTCTCCACGACCTCGTGCTCTCCCATGTGCCCTATGTGGATCTCCTGGCTCGCTGGAACTACCTCCTGTGGCTGCTCTGCTACATCCCCGGGGCTCTCTGGATCGGGTGGAAGGACAGGCAGCTCTTCCTTCGCCTGGTGCTCCTGGATGGGGGGCTTGCCCTGCTGCGGGGGATCTGTGTGCCTCTGACGGCCCTGGGTCCGGTCCTGGGACCCGATCTCAATGGCCTGCACCCCTTCCCCCTCTGGTCCACCTGGCTCTCGATCCTCAACCCCTTCTCGGCCATCGTCGGCAATACAGCCGGGATCTACCTCACCAAGGACCTCTTCTTCTCCGGTCACATCGCCACCACCTTCCTGCTCTACCTGGTGTCCCGGCGTCTGGGGTGGGTCTCGCGGGTCTTCCTGGGGTTGAACCTCTTCACCCTGGGGGTGGTCCTGCTGGCGCACCTCCATTACTCCATCGATATCGTCGGGGCCTACGCCCTCACCTATGCCCTCTACCGGATGGCGGTGAAGCGCGCCTGGCTGCCGGAGGCTTTGGCCTGA